In Methylomonas sp. ZR1, one DNA window encodes the following:
- a CDS encoding NAD(P)/FAD-dependent oxidoreductase, producing the protein MARIVVLGAGIGGVPMAYEMKETVGNAHEVVVISDSPTFHFVPSNPWVPPKWRKPEDLKIELAPVMAKKGINFIQKAATKVDPANNKIDLADGSSVEYDYLIIATGPRLAFDEVPGLGPHGGHTSSVCHVDHAALAAEDWDKFMADPGPIVVGAVQGASCFGPAYEYLMILETELRKRKIRDKVPMTFVTSEPYIGHLGLGGVGDTKGLLESALRDKTIRWIANAKVDRIEAGMMYVTEVDEDGNDKKKHEVPFKHSMMLPAFTGVDAVRHCGAEGLTNPRGFVIVDQYQRNPTYKNIYSVGVCIALPPVEKTPVPTGTPKTGYMIESMVTATAHNIRDELAGKQPSDMPSLSALCLADLGDTGVAFLAVPQIPPRNTTWSNHGKWVHLAKIGFEKYFMRKIKNGISEPFYERMILKFLGVVRLK; encoded by the coding sequence ATGGCAAGAATTGTAGTGTTGGGTGCGGGGATCGGCGGTGTGCCGATGGCTTACGAAATGAAGGAAACAGTGGGGAATGCGCATGAAGTCGTGGTGATTTCCGATTCGCCGACTTTCCACTTTGTGCCGTCCAATCCCTGGGTGCCGCCGAAATGGCGCAAACCGGAGGATTTGAAAATCGAGCTGGCGCCGGTGATGGCGAAAAAAGGCATCAACTTCATTCAAAAGGCCGCGACCAAAGTCGATCCGGCCAACAACAAAATTGATCTGGCGGATGGCTCTTCGGTTGAATACGACTATTTGATTATCGCCACTGGTCCACGCCTGGCCTTCGATGAAGTACCGGGTTTGGGGCCGCACGGTGGGCATACCTCGTCGGTCTGCCATGTCGATCATGCTGCATTGGCTGCCGAGGATTGGGACAAATTTATGGCCGATCCCGGTCCAATTGTCGTTGGCGCGGTGCAAGGAGCGTCCTGTTTCGGCCCGGCTTACGAATATCTGATGATTCTGGAAACCGAACTGCGTAAACGCAAAATCCGCGACAAAGTGCCGATGACTTTTGTCACCTCCGAGCCATATATCGGCCACCTGGGCCTCGGCGGGGTCGGCGACACCAAAGGCTTGCTGGAAAGCGCGCTGCGCGACAAGACCATTAGATGGATCGCCAACGCCAAAGTGGATCGCATCGAAGCCGGCATGATGTATGTCACCGAAGTGGATGAAGACGGTAACGACAAGAAAAAACATGAAGTGCCGTTCAAGCATTCGATGATGCTGCCGGCGTTTACCGGCGTAGATGCGGTGCGCCATTGCGGCGCGGAAGGTTTGACCAATCCCCGCGGTTTCGTGATTGTCGATCAATATCAACGTAATCCCACCTACAAAAACATTTACTCGGTCGGGGTCTGCATCGCCTTGCCGCCGGTGGAAAAAACTCCGGTGCCGACCGGTACCCCTAAAACCGGTTACATGATCGAATCCATGGTGACGGCTACCGCCCACAACATCCGCGACGAACTGGCCGGCAAACAGCCGTCGGACATGCCGAGTTTAAGCGCTTTGTGCCTGGCGGACTTGGGCGACACCGGCGTGGCGTTCTTGGCCGTGCCGCAAATCCCGCCCCGAAATACCACTTGGTCCAACCATGGCAAATGGGTGCATCTTGCCAAAATCGGTTTTGAGAAATACTTCATGCGCAAGATTAAAAACGGCATCAGCGAGCCGTTTTACGAACGCATGATCTTGAAATTCCTCGGCGTGGTGCGTTTGAAATAG
- the msrB gene encoding peptide-methionine (R)-S-oxide reductase MsrB: MTEKHDTEQAWREKLTPEQYHVCREKGTEPPFTGKYTDCDEAGVYRCVCCGHALFTSEHKFHSGCGWPSFWNPLSSESLDQHPDNSHGMRRTEVTCQSCGAHLGHVFEDGPQPTGLRYCINSVALTLEKS; the protein is encoded by the coding sequence ATGACCGAGAAACACGATACTGAACAAGCCTGGCGCGAGAAGCTAACTCCCGAGCAATATCATGTCTGCCGGGAAAAAGGTACCGAGCCGCCCTTTACCGGCAAATATACCGATTGCGACGAAGCCGGCGTGTACCGCTGTGTCTGCTGCGGTCACGCCCTGTTTACTTCTGAACATAAATTCCATTCCGGCTGCGGCTGGCCCAGTTTTTGGAATCCGCTGAGCTCGGAAAGCCTGGATCAGCACCCCGATAACAGCCACGGCATGCGGCGGACTGAAGTGACCTGCCAGTCCTGTGGCGCTCACCTTGGCCACGTATTCGAAGACGGACCGCAACCAACAGGCCTGCGCTATTGCATTAATTCCGTGGCGCTGACACTGGAAAAATCATGA
- a CDS encoding M18 family aminopeptidase produces the protein MISAQQQVQDLLDFIDASPSPWHAVASIEERLQAHQFQRIQESNTWSLVSGGRYYVIRDDSSIAAFVIGKQALAETGFKILGAHTDSPGLRVKPQPLIDSDKLLRLAVEVYGGPILATFTDRDLSLAGRIAYLDKNGNIASRLLRFEEPLLRLPNLAIHMNRGVNEDGLKLKKQSELPLIFSASVEQQLPADRFRQLLEQAGNIAAERILSWELNAYDTQKGNLWGDGQLFYADSQLDNLASCHAGLTALLDAPTLDSDSTLICAFFDHEEIGSESCKGAAGSFLPDVLERIANAVGSNPDDYRRSLANSFMVSADMAHAYQPNFPGAYEPGHKVIVNHGPVIKVNVNHRYASECISEATFIRVCQQAGVPYQKYAHHGDLPCGSTIGPIASAKLGIRSVDVGSPMWAMHSIRESAGVLDHAYMIRALRGFFSNR, from the coding sequence ATGATCTCCGCTCAGCAACAAGTGCAAGATTTGCTGGACTTCATCGACGCCAGCCCCAGCCCTTGGCATGCGGTTGCCAGCATAGAAGAACGCTTGCAGGCGCATCAGTTCCAACGCATCCAAGAAAGCAACACATGGTCATTGGTTAGCGGTGGTCGCTATTATGTGATCAGAGACGATTCTTCCATCGCCGCATTTGTTATCGGCAAACAAGCCTTGGCAGAAACCGGCTTCAAAATACTCGGCGCCCATACCGATTCGCCGGGGCTGCGCGTCAAACCGCAGCCGCTGATCGACTCGGACAAATTGCTGCGGCTGGCCGTGGAAGTATACGGCGGGCCAATTCTCGCTACGTTTACTGATCGGGATCTGAGTCTGGCCGGCCGTATTGCCTACCTGGATAAAAACGGCAACATTGCCAGCCGGCTACTGCGATTTGAAGAACCGTTGCTGCGTCTGCCGAATCTTGCGATTCATATGAACCGCGGCGTCAACGAAGACGGCCTGAAGCTAAAAAAACAAAGTGAGTTGCCACTCATTTTCTCAGCCAGTGTCGAGCAACAATTACCCGCCGACCGGTTTCGGCAATTGCTGGAACAAGCCGGCAACATTGCCGCCGAGCGAATTTTAAGTTGGGAGCTCAATGCCTACGACACCCAGAAAGGCAATCTGTGGGGTGACGGGCAACTGTTTTATGCCGATAGCCAATTGGATAATTTGGCGTCTTGCCATGCCGGACTGACGGCTTTGCTGGATGCACCGACACTGGATTCCGACAGCACGCTGATCTGTGCGTTTTTCGATCACGAGGAAATCGGCAGCGAAAGCTGCAAAGGCGCGGCCGGCAGTTTCCTGCCGGATGTGCTTGAGCGTATCGCCAATGCGGTAGGCAGTAACCCGGACGACTACCGGCGTTCGCTAGCTAATAGTTTTATGGTTAGCGCGGATATGGCGCATGCCTATCAACCCAACTTTCCCGGTGCCTACGAACCCGGCCACAAAGTTATCGTCAACCATGGGCCGGTCATCAAGGTAAATGTTAACCATCGTTATGCCTCCGAATGCATTTCAGAGGCGACTTTCATCCGCGTTTGCCAGCAAGCCGGGGTGCCTTATCAAAAATACGCGCATCACGGCGATCTACCTTGCGGCAGTACGATAGGCCCGATAGCGTCGGCGAAATTAGGCATCCGCAGTGTCGATGTCGGCTCCCCTATGTGGGCCATGCACAGCATTCGCGAGAGTGCCGGCGTACTCGACCATGCCTATATGATTCGGGCCTTGCGGGGATTTTTCAGCAACCGATAA
- a CDS encoding YfiR family protein yields the protein MVSVFSTDDALSLRRAFELVKWVILCCLVSQPSSADELNLEYKVKAAYLYNFTKFITWPEKASPTFNICIIGHDPFGSLLSPLESKTVQEKPIRLFKFDTPKQAKDCDIVYFDNPEQRADLALSGVLLVGSLKKSLTVSSEPFFAESGGMIGFALDDGKVKLHLNLKALKQSGFNVSAKLIEVATLVEGGEHE from the coding sequence TTGGTTTCCGTCTTTTCCACTGATGACGCATTGTCGTTGCGGCGCGCTTTCGAGCTCGTAAAGTGGGTAATCCTATGTTGCCTTGTCAGTCAGCCGTCGTCGGCAGACGAACTGAACCTGGAATATAAGGTCAAGGCTGCCTATCTCTATAACTTCACCAAATTCATCACTTGGCCGGAAAAAGCCAGCCCCACCTTTAATATCTGTATCATCGGCCACGACCCTTTCGGCAGTCTGCTGAGCCCGCTGGAGAGCAAGACCGTTCAGGAAAAACCGATTCGGTTGTTCAAATTCGATACGCCCAAACAGGCGAAAGATTGCGACATCGTCTATTTCGACAATCCCGAACAGCGGGCGGACCTTGCTTTATCGGGTGTATTACTGGTCGGATCGCTGAAAAAATCACTGACGGTCAGTAGTGAGCCGTTTTTTGCCGAATCCGGCGGCATGATCGGCTTTGCACTCGACGACGGCAAAGTCAAACTGCACCTCAACCTCAAGGCTTTGAAACAAAGCGGTTTTAACGTCAGCGCCAAACTCATCGAAGTTGCCACGCTGGTGGAGGGGGGCGAGCATGAGTAG
- a CDS encoding EAL domain-containing protein: MSRFFSRLSIKGKLFSIAITSSLFSMLLALVILVTVNVTEVKRKAQSDLIAVASLIANRSVAAVMFDDANLAKENLVSLNNLPDLRSACVYTKRGQLFTSLDKQSATCPIVSHGLRNYFDKLNLYVYQPMRLDDEIVGGIFLSSDLSAAFWRELQFIGVVLIVLFVALSITFLLTAPLLNRVAKPIAQLAKTAQKVSQEHDYSLRAAKHSNDEMGILVDAFNGMLDTVEIQNKALISVKNNFQALYDNNPTMVFNLDMQGQIISVNRFGARQLGLSVEELQGCSIFNFAHPEDIGNCNQFFQICRNHPEQVHKLESRIICRNGNIIWARETARLVKDENNRSHLLLVCEDITETRRLSEKIAYQASHDELTGLVNRRQFDIHIQNLVLEAQANDSHHVLCYLDLDQFKIVNDTCGHLAGDELLRQLGEVLRQQVRRMDILARLGGDEFGILMSYCSLEQAIITGEKLRNAVCDFQFAWENRSFNIGVSIGIAPINRACGNAVDVLKEADAACYAAKEKGRNRVHIFSPDDEELTLRQGEMQWVEKIRLGIERDRFQLFGQLIVPIAANRGGLHFETLIRYRDDQDKVIPPGAFLPAAERYNMASPLDRWVISRLFEHLATTPGFLDRLEMCSVNLSGLSLSDQAMLGFIDEQFRTWQIPTHKICFEITETAAISNLSYARQFIDSLRQKGCSFSLDDFGSGLSSFAYLKNLPVDYLKIDGLFVKDILDDRVDLTMVKAINEVAHVMGKKTIAEFVENQSIFDLLQTLGVNYAQGYGIAKPVPLREL, from the coding sequence ATGAGTAGATTCTTCTCGCGGCTATCCATCAAAGGCAAATTGTTCAGCATCGCCATCACCTCCAGCCTGTTTTCCATGCTGTTGGCCTTGGTGATTTTGGTAACGGTGAACGTCACCGAAGTAAAGCGCAAGGCCCAAAGCGACTTAATCGCCGTGGCCAGCCTGATCGCCAACCGAAGTGTGGCCGCAGTGATGTTCGACGACGCCAATTTGGCCAAGGAAAACTTGGTGTCCTTGAATAATCTCCCCGATTTGCGCAGCGCTTGCGTCTACACCAAAAGAGGTCAGTTATTCACCTCGCTGGACAAGCAATCCGCCACCTGCCCGATCGTATCGCATGGCTTGCGTAATTATTTCGATAAACTCAACCTTTATGTTTATCAGCCCATGCGCCTGGACGACGAAATTGTCGGCGGAATCTTTCTGTCGTCGGACCTCAGTGCGGCCTTCTGGCGAGAACTGCAATTTATCGGTGTGGTGCTGATTGTATTGTTTGTGGCGTTATCGATTACCTTTTTGCTGACTGCCCCCTTATTAAACCGGGTGGCGAAACCCATCGCACAACTGGCTAAAACCGCGCAGAAAGTCAGCCAGGAACACGACTATTCCTTGCGCGCAGCCAAGCACAGCAATGATGAAATGGGCATTTTGGTCGATGCGTTCAACGGTATGCTGGATACCGTGGAGATTCAAAACAAAGCCTTGATTAGTGTCAAAAATAACTTCCAGGCCTTGTACGACAACAACCCGACCATGGTGTTTAACCTGGATATGCAAGGGCAAATCATCTCGGTAAACCGCTTCGGCGCCCGCCAGCTGGGTTTGAGCGTTGAGGAACTGCAAGGCTGCTCTATTTTCAACTTCGCCCATCCCGAAGATATAGGTAACTGCAACCAGTTCTTCCAAATCTGCCGTAATCATCCCGAGCAAGTACATAAGCTGGAAAGCCGCATCATCTGCCGCAACGGCAACATCATCTGGGCCAGGGAAACCGCGCGTCTGGTGAAGGACGAAAACAATCGTTCGCACCTGTTGCTGGTTTGCGAAGACATTACCGAAACCCGACGCCTCTCGGAAAAAATCGCTTATCAGGCCAGCCACGACGAATTAACCGGCCTAGTCAACCGCCGCCAATTCGACATCCATATTCAGAATTTGGTGTTGGAGGCGCAAGCCAACGATAGCCATCACGTTCTGTGTTATTTAGATCTGGATCAATTCAAAATCGTCAATGATACCTGCGGCCATCTGGCGGGCGACGAACTGCTGCGGCAGCTCGGCGAAGTACTGCGACAACAAGTGCGTAGAATGGACATATTGGCTAGACTTGGCGGCGACGAGTTTGGCATCCTGATGTCGTATTGTTCTCTGGAACAAGCCATCATCACCGGCGAAAAGTTACGTAATGCGGTATGCGACTTCCAATTTGCCTGGGAAAATCGCAGTTTCAATATCGGCGTAAGTATTGGTATCGCCCCCATCAATCGCGCCTGCGGCAATGCCGTGGATGTATTGAAGGAAGCCGATGCCGCCTGTTATGCCGCCAAGGAAAAAGGCCGCAACCGAGTACATATATTCAGTCCGGACGATGAAGAACTCACGCTGCGCCAAGGCGAAATGCAATGGGTGGAAAAAATCCGCCTGGGAATCGAGCGAGACCGCTTCCAGCTGTTCGGTCAATTGATCGTACCCATAGCCGCTAATCGTGGTGGCCTGCATTTCGAGACCTTAATACGCTACCGAGACGATCAAGATAAGGTGATTCCGCCAGGCGCCTTTCTACCTGCTGCGGAACGCTACAATATGGCTTCTCCGTTAGACCGTTGGGTAATCTCCCGATTGTTCGAGCACTTGGCAACGACGCCAGGCTTTCTGGACCGACTGGAAATGTGCTCGGTCAATCTGTCAGGATTGTCGCTGTCGGACCAAGCCATGCTGGGCTTTATCGATGAGCAATTCCGCACATGGCAGATACCCACCCACAAGATTTGTTTCGAAATCACCGAAACAGCCGCCATTAGCAATCTTTCCTATGCCCGGCAATTTATCGATTCGCTGCGCCAAAAAGGCTGCTCGTTCTCCCTGGATGATTTTGGTAGTGGCCTATCGTCTTTTGCTTACCTAAAGAACCTACCGGTGGATTATTTAAAGATAGACGGGCTGTTTGTAAAAGACATACTGGATGATCGGGTGGATTTGACTATGGTTAAAGCGATCAATGAGGTGGCCCACGTGATGGGCAAAAAAACCATCGCCGAATTTGTGGAAAACCAGAGTATTTTCGATCTACTACAAACCTTGGGAGTGAATTACGCGCAAGGCTACGGCATTGCCAAACCGGTACCTCTGCGGGAATTATGA
- a CDS encoding TonB-dependent siderophore receptor, protein MLKTVKKRLFKHSLVLSLIGQQAYADQTVNDFLDLSPAELANISVSIASGTAKSVSQSAAVTTVITAEQIATMGATDLHEVLETVPGMHVTIQPVTNDYSYTMRGMRNETNAEVLLMLNGTRFSVPYQGTHMAGMIIPVENIQRVEVIRGPGSALYGADAFAGVINIVTKKAADIDGVTVGARGGNADTKSAWGQYGGKWQGWDVAGSLQYSHNGVDPERIIAADAQTQVDQALGTNISLAPGPMQTQNERWNGHLSLQRKHWDLGFWAFNESDYGFRSGAYGALDNKGKGNGSNYLADVRYSTEDDLENWELQAHASFLHSDVSANIYGFPAGSILPISADSNVTDQLAATRGLVLFPEGLRFVAGFKNTVPSFELTSIYKGFSDHLIRMIAGFRYEEMNTQEARNYGVGVINGSGLSAFPAINVAGGLQDLTGTPLTFIDDHHRDIWSAAIQDEWQFAKDWHLTTGLRFDHYSDFGGTLNPRAALIWNINSELTAKLLYGQAYRAPSFVEQYQQNSPLFLGNPSLSPETISTTELAFDYRPTKNLRTALNLYHYEIRDLISGPISGAGTLTERNTSGQDGYGSEFEWDWKFHADWNLRGNYAWQFARSEATHTRVSNVPEHHVYTALAWNFMPKWQIQTQINWIGHRLSSPEDTRVLKDYETVDLTLNAKKLMGYLDLTASARNLFDSHGKEPATSSYPYNLPIAGQTFYFEAGLHF, encoded by the coding sequence ATGCTGAAAACAGTGAAGAAACGGCTTTTCAAACACTCTCTAGTCCTTAGCCTCATTGGTCAGCAGGCCTATGCCGACCAAACCGTCAACGATTTTCTGGATTTATCGCCAGCGGAATTAGCTAATATTTCAGTCAGTATTGCCTCGGGTACCGCTAAATCGGTATCGCAATCAGCGGCGGTGACCACCGTTATCACCGCTGAGCAAATTGCCACGATGGGCGCTACCGATCTGCACGAGGTGCTGGAAACCGTACCTGGCATGCATGTGACGATCCAACCGGTGACTAACGACTATAGTTACACGATGCGTGGCATGCGCAATGAAACCAATGCCGAAGTTTTGCTGATGCTCAACGGCACACGTTTCTCAGTGCCCTATCAGGGTACGCATATGGCGGGAATGATTATTCCCGTCGAAAATATTCAACGTGTCGAGGTGATTCGCGGGCCGGGCTCCGCGCTTTACGGTGCCGACGCCTTCGCGGGGGTGATTAATATTGTCACCAAAAAGGCCGCGGATATTGATGGCGTCACGGTCGGCGCACGCGGCGGCAATGCCGATACGAAAAGCGCTTGGGGCCAATACGGCGGTAAATGGCAAGGCTGGGATGTAGCGGGTAGCCTGCAATATAGCCATAACGGGGTCGATCCCGAGCGAATCATCGCCGCCGACGCGCAAACCCAAGTCGACCAAGCGTTGGGAACGAATATATCGCTCGCTCCCGGCCCCATGCAAACCCAAAACGAACGCTGGAACGGTCATCTCAGTTTACAGCGCAAACATTGGGATTTGGGATTTTGGGCTTTTAACGAAAGCGACTACGGGTTTCGTTCCGGCGCTTATGGCGCGCTGGATAACAAGGGCAAGGGCAATGGCAGCAATTACTTGGCGGATGTGCGTTATTCCACTGAGGATGATTTGGAGAACTGGGAACTACAAGCACACGCCAGCTTTTTACATAGCGATGTATCCGCCAATATTTACGGATTTCCGGCCGGCTCAATTTTACCGATTAGCGCGGACAGCAACGTCACCGATCAACTGGCGGCGACCCGTGGCTTGGTGCTATTTCCGGAGGGGCTGCGCTTTGTCGCCGGTTTTAAAAACACGGTACCCAGTTTTGAGTTAACCAGTATTTACAAAGGCTTTTCCGATCATTTAATCCGCATGATCGCCGGCTTCCGCTATGAGGAGATGAACACCCAGGAAGCGCGCAATTACGGCGTAGGTGTTATCAACGGGTCCGGGCTATCGGCATTTCCCGCCATCAATGTTGCTGGCGGTTTACAAGACTTAACTGGAACCCCTCTCACATTCATTGACGACCATCATCGCGACATCTGGTCCGCGGCGATACAAGACGAATGGCAATTTGCCAAGGACTGGCACCTGACCACCGGTTTGCGCTTTGACCACTATTCCGACTTTGGCGGCACATTGAACCCCCGCGCTGCGTTGATCTGGAACATCAATTCTGAATTGACTGCTAAATTGCTCTATGGACAAGCTTACAGAGCGCCAAGCTTCGTAGAACAATATCAGCAAAACAGTCCGCTTTTCCTTGGTAACCCGTCTTTGAGCCCGGAAACCATCTCAACTACCGAGCTGGCATTCGATTATCGTCCAACGAAGAATCTGAGAACCGCGTTGAATTTGTACCATTATGAGATCCGCGATTTGATTAGCGGCCCGATTTCCGGCGCCGGCACGCTAACCGAGCGTAACACGTCAGGTCAAGACGGCTATGGCAGCGAGTTTGAATGGGATTGGAAATTTCACGCAGATTGGAATCTGCGCGGTAACTACGCTTGGCAATTTGCCCGTAGCGAAGCGACGCACACCCGGGTTAGCAATGTCCCCGAGCATCATGTTTACACCGCACTCGCCTGGAATTTTATGCCGAAATGGCAGATTCAAACCCAAATTAACTGGATAGGTCACCGCCTTAGCAGCCCGGAAGATACGCGAGTTTTAAAAGATTATGAAACGGTCGACCTAACTTTAAATGCGAAAAAACTGATGGGATATCTGGATCTGACGGCATCGGCTCGGAACCTGTTCGATAGCCACGGCAAGGAACCGGCTACCTCCAGTTATCCTTATAATTTGCCCATCGCCGGACAAACTTTTTATTTCGAGGCTGGTTTACACTTTTAG
- a CDS encoding response regulator transcription factor, whose translation MKIQVIDNIDQIQPLMLMAEADVAFYSDEIQALNAAEQLQPNIILLNFALRGSQTPDYTNLLLAASPASNIVIIGDDLHEEQILHCVLAGAKGYQNSQSLAAYINRMIHAVAAGEAWLSRKIVAYLLDAIHRNYSLQASS comes from the coding sequence ATGAAAATACAAGTAATCGATAACATCGACCAAATCCAGCCACTGATGTTGATGGCGGAAGCGGATGTTGCGTTTTATTCGGATGAGATCCAAGCTCTTAATGCTGCCGAACAGCTCCAACCCAACATCATTTTGCTGAATTTTGCGTTGCGCGGTAGCCAAACGCCCGACTATACCAACTTGTTATTGGCGGCCAGTCCTGCCAGTAATATCGTGATCATCGGCGATGACTTGCATGAAGAGCAAATTCTGCACTGCGTGTTGGCCGGCGCCAAGGGCTATCAGAATAGTCAGTCACTGGCGGCCTATATCAACAGAATGATCCACGCAGTCGCGGCTGGCGAAGCTTGGTTGAGCCGTAAGATCGTTGCTTATCTTCTGGATGCCATCCACCGGAATTATTCGCTGCAAGCAAGCAGCTAA
- the lpxA gene encoding acyl-ACP--UDP-N-acetylglucosamine O-acyltransferase → MTTPIHPTAFIETGAILGENVSVGPFAVIEAGAVIGANSRIGAHAVVHAHVKMGDGNVLHPHAVLGGLPQDLGFDAQTESWLEIGDNNVFREGFTAHRATVAGSATRIGSGCYFMNNSHVAHDCAVGDKTIFANNVAIGGHVEVGHNVFMGGAVVVHQFCRIGAYAIVQGTTGINMDVIPFMLIGGRPAKHYRLNIVGLRRAGIVGENYKVLSAAFRLLKNKKSLEELQSTEELQYLRRWLAVDSKRGLHGFIDVTN, encoded by the coding sequence ATGACTACACCGATTCATCCCACCGCTTTTATCGAAACCGGCGCCATACTTGGAGAAAATGTCAGCGTTGGCCCGTTTGCGGTGATAGAGGCGGGCGCGGTAATTGGCGCGAATAGTCGAATAGGTGCGCATGCCGTAGTGCATGCGCATGTCAAAATGGGCGACGGTAATGTGTTACACCCGCACGCTGTACTAGGCGGCTTACCTCAAGATTTGGGGTTTGATGCGCAAACCGAGTCGTGGCTAGAGATTGGGGACAATAACGTGTTTCGAGAAGGATTTACCGCCCATAGGGCTACAGTAGCTGGCAGCGCTACCAGGATCGGTTCAGGTTGCTATTTCATGAACAACAGCCACGTTGCCCATGATTGCGCGGTTGGTGACAAAACGATTTTTGCCAATAATGTGGCGATTGGCGGTCATGTAGAGGTGGGGCATAACGTGTTTATGGGCGGGGCGGTAGTTGTGCATCAATTTTGCCGGATCGGCGCTTATGCCATTGTGCAAGGCACTACGGGGATTAACATGGACGTGATCCCGTTTATGCTGATAGGTGGCCGGCCCGCGAAACATTATCGGCTAAACATCGTGGGCTTACGGCGAGCCGGCATAGTAGGGGAGAATTACAAAGTGCTCTCAGCCGCGTTCAGATTGTTAAAAAATAAAAAAAGCCTTGAAGAATTGCAATCTACCGAAGAGCTGCAATACTTAAGGCGTTGGCTGGCGGTCGATTCCAAGCGTGGATTACACGGATTTATCGATGTTACCAACTGA
- the xerD gene encoding site-specific tyrosine recombinase XerD — MNSAQTIEAFLNALWLEFGLSDNTLSAYGSDLKLFAKWLKDKDITAVDDTTIKSFLANRQQQGITSRSSARIVSCLRRFYGYLLREGKINIDPTQLIDSPQLGRTLPDSLSETDVELLLNAPEVTDKLGFRDRTMLEMLYATGLRVSELVELKFSQINFRQGCVRIVGKGDKERLVPVGEEAMDWAERYLNTARQAILGNRQSDYLFVTSRGTSMTRQAFWHIIKRYAALAGIDKHLSPHTLRHAFATHLLNHGADLRVVQLLLGHSDLSTTQIYTHIAQQRLKALHNQHHPRG; from the coding sequence ATGAATTCGGCGCAGACCATAGAGGCATTCTTAAACGCATTGTGGCTGGAATTCGGATTAAGCGACAATACGCTATCGGCTTACGGCAGCGATCTTAAATTGTTTGCGAAGTGGCTGAAGGATAAGGATATAACCGCTGTTGACGACACGACGATCAAGAGTTTTTTGGCTAACCGACAGCAACAAGGTATAACCAGCCGTTCGTCGGCCAGAATTGTCTCTTGTTTGCGGCGCTTTTACGGTTATTTGCTGCGCGAAGGTAAGATTAATATCGATCCTACCCAATTGATAGACTCGCCACAGCTTGGCCGCACGTTGCCGGATTCATTGTCAGAAACCGACGTCGAATTGTTGTTAAATGCTCCGGAAGTTACCGACAAGTTGGGTTTCAGGGATAGAACGATGCTTGAAATGCTTTACGCCACAGGGCTGAGGGTGTCCGAGTTAGTCGAACTGAAGTTTAGCCAAATTAATTTTCGGCAAGGTTGTGTGCGCATCGTCGGCAAAGGCGACAAGGAACGCCTGGTGCCGGTTGGTGAAGAAGCCATGGATTGGGCCGAACGTTATCTGAATACTGCCAGACAAGCAATCTTGGGAAATAGGCAAAGCGACTATTTGTTTGTTACCAGCCGGGGCACTTCTATGACCAGACAGGCTTTTTGGCACATTATCAAACGCTATGCCGCGCTAGCCGGTATCGACAAGCATTTGTCCCCGCATACGCTGCGTCATGCGTTTGCCACGCATTTGTTGAACCATGGTGCTGACCTTCGAGTCGTGCAGCTATTGCTCGGTCACTCCGATTTATCCACTACCCAAATTTATACGCATATTGCCCAACAGCGCTTGAAGGCGTTACACAACCAACATCATCCAAGAGGCTAA
- a CDS encoding methylated-DNA--[protein]-cysteine S-methyltransferase gives MPLHIVWQNVADGEESLLAVPLLNAELILTMAGEIITDASWHVGGDLTKTLSPQAVSVQSYLLNPMQTELHVTLLSQGSVYANTVWSALLAIPVGQVETYSGLAETLGSGPRAIAGACRNNPYAGIIPCHRVVAKRGIGGFMGQGDGEFVALKHRLLEYERGLGLDRE, from the coding sequence ATGCCTTTACATATCGTTTGGCAAAATGTTGCGGATGGTGAAGAGTCCCTGCTTGCCGTGCCACTACTCAATGCGGAATTGATATTAACCATGGCCGGTGAAATCATTACGGATGCATCTTGGCACGTTGGCGGAGACTTAACTAAGACTTTGTCACCACAGGCTGTTAGTGTGCAAAGTTATCTGTTAAACCCGATGCAAACCGAACTGCATGTTACCTTGCTAAGCCAGGGTAGCGTGTACGCTAATACGGTTTGGAGTGCGTTATTGGCTATTCCCGTCGGGCAAGTGGAAACATATTCGGGGTTGGCGGAAACGCTGGGTTCAGGACCTAGAGCAATAGCGGGGGCTTGCCGAAATAACCCTTATGCCGGGATTATCCCGTGTCATCGGGTGGTGGCAAAGCGTGGCATCGGCGGTTTTATGGGGCAGGGCGACGGCGAGTTTGTGGCGCTTAAACACCGTTTACTCGAGTACGAGCGTGGTTTGGGATTGGACAGGGAATGA